The Muntiacus reevesi chromosome 7, mMunRee1.1, whole genome shotgun sequence genome includes a region encoding these proteins:
- the C7H15orf61 gene encoding uncharacterized protein C15orf61 homolog, translated as MEALRRAHEAVLRLLLCRPWAAGAASRPKPRASEVLTRHLLQRRLPHWTSFCVPYSAVRNDQFGLSHFNWPVQGANYHVLRTGCFPFIKYHCSKAPWQDLAGQDRFFTALKVVNLGIPTLLYGLGSWLFARVTETVHTSYGPITVYFLNKEDEGAMY; from the exons ATGGAGGCCCTACGGAGGGCCCACGAGGCTGTGCTTCGTCTGCTGTTGTGCCGGCCCTGGGCCGCGGGCGCCGCCTCCCGCCCGAAGCCCCGAGCCTCGGAGGTGCTGACGCGGCACCTGCTGCAGCGGCGCCTGCCTCACTGGACCTCCTTCTGCGTGCCCTACAGCGCAGTCCGGAACGACCAGTTCGGCCTCTCGCACTTCAACTGGCCCGTGCAGGGCGCCAACTACCACGTCCTGCGCACCGGCTGCTTCCCCTTCATCAAGTACCACTGCTCCAAGGCTCCCTGGCAGGACTTGGCCGGGCAGGACCGGTTCTTCACGGCGCTCAAGGTCGTCAACCTCG GTATTCCAACTTTATTATATGGACTTGGCTCCTGGTTATTTGCTAGAGTCACAGAGACTGTGCACACCAGTTATGGACCAATAacagtttattttctaaataaagaagATGAAGGAGCCATGTACTGA